A single genomic interval of Zonotrichia leucophrys gambelii isolate GWCS_2022_RI unplaced genomic scaffold, RI_Zleu_2.0 Scaffold_167_103024, whole genome shotgun sequence harbors:
- the MRPS12 gene encoding small ribosomal subunit protein uS12m has protein sequence MSLHAVLRAAVSLPRCTPSLLRPPPPACAPRCSMATLNQMHRQGRSAPPPRQPGATLGRPQLKAVVLKNLIRKPKKPNSANRRCVRVRLSTGREAVAFVPGEGHNLQEHHVVLVQGGRTQDLPGVKLTVVRGKHDCAHVQPKK, from the exons ATGTCGCTGCACGCCGTGCTCAGGGCCGCCGTCTCGCTGCCGCGCTGCA CCCCGTCCCTGCTCAGGCCGCCgcctcctgcctgtgccccgCGCTGCTCCATGGCCACCCTGAACCAGATGCACCGGCAGGGCCGCTCCGCGCCGCCTCCCCGCCAGCCGGGCGCCACGCTGGGCCGGCCGCAGCTCAAGGCCGTGGTGCTCAAGAACCTGATCCGCAAGCCCAAGAAGCCCAACTCGGCCAACCGGCGCTGCGTGCGCGTGCGGCTGAGCACGGGCCGCGAGGCCGTGGCCTTCGTGCCCGGCGAGGGCCACAACCTGCAGGAGCACCACGTCGTGCTGGTGCAGGGCGGGCGCACGCAGGACCTGCCCGGCGTCAAGCTGACCGTGGTGCGCGGCAAGCACGACTGCGCGCACGTGCAGCCCAAGAAGTGA